The Ananas comosus cultivar F153 linkage group 4, ASM154086v1, whole genome shotgun sequence region TTGAAAGTAAACGCATCCGAGATCTCAACCAGGAGCACGTTTTCGGTCCacaaaaagatatttttgttcaaagttaattaaacaagaaaaaaaatgcatcGAAGTTGCAAAATGGCAAAATAagcttctttcttttctttacatttttctctcttaaaaTGGTTTGCGGAAGGTTAATAGTACAGCTTACCCTCTAGATAAATCCAAGGCAAGCTGAATCACAATCTTATAGGGAAGCTTCCTTCTGTAATTTTTGATCAGATACTGCTTTAGGGTTCCCCCAGGAAGATACTCCACAACAACACAACATGCCTTAGCTGGAAGGATAGTTTCGCTACCGCTCGTGGAGCTCTTTGGTGGAATCTTGAGGTCCGTAGTCCCCATCGATGCTCCGACAAActgcaaaacaaaaaataaatgaaaaaaattaacattaGCTTCAGAACTTCTAACTTAAGATTTGACATAAAATGACAGGATTTGAAGCTTTCAAATATAAACCACACACCGCAAAAAGCAGGAATACAATGCACAATATAGAAACCCACAATTAtgtaacatatacatatacatatatataacagtTTTTACGTCCCCTGAATATATGGTGATTTGTACTTAGCCCGCTCACCCCACCGCCTTCGATAATCAAAACTTAATGATAAGCCTTATACATAAAACGtagcactttgcccccttaCACGGGGTAGAGTAGAATGCAGGATTTCATAGCCAACCAAAGAGCCATCCATAGGTTTTGATCATCAAAGAGGCAGAAGTGCAAATAACTACGTATCGTTGACAGTGTTCTATATTTTTAGCCATTTTAAAAACTACATTTTACTCCAATAACTTATGAGCAAAATGATAGATATAACTTGATTGAATGTTGATGAAGGGAAATATATGATGAAATCTTGTAGTTTAAGCAGATAATAACATACTGCAAGTCCGCGATTCCTAGTTTGTTACCAGTTTACCGCCAAAGTATGTAAGCAGGAAGCTGATTACAAGAATATcaaatgaggaaaaaaaatggtTGAGTGGGTAAAACATAAAACGAAGAAATGCTTCTACCTTTGTAACATTCGGATGGTCAAGCTTATACCAAACAGCTACTTCCTGCTGAAACGATGAGCGAAGAGCAGCCGTCTCAGCATCTGTGGCAAAACCATCTTCCCCCCAATCCAAAAGCTTAACTATATTatgtcaaaaaaaagaagaagagagattaGCTCTAGTTAATCCACCCAAATTTCTATCACTTCTTGTTTCTCTTGAGTTTCCAAAATCCTAAATGAACACTCAGCTTAACAAGCAATAAATATAAGTACACGAATAATTACATCAGCAATTGTTATGCAAAAGATTTGAGACCATTTATACCCACAAGTTGTATCCTATCATTTTAGGCTTCCGTTAATAAGCAACACGCAAATAGTAAACTGACTCCATGTAAGTATACAAGTAATAACTAAATTAAACAGGAGAATACGCATGCAAAGGAGCCAAATCGGAACAATTCAGTTCTCTCTCTCACAGAAGCCAATCTCTGGCATATTTACATGCCAAGAAACAGTAATGAAACACTAAACCTTCAAGCATATCGTAAAACTGCGCCATCGATTACAAATCTAGTCACTAAAGTTTGATTCTGATATCAATGTAGTCGACAAGAGTTTCAACTTTCGACTACAATTAATCTTCAAAGTTTGTTCCGCATAACAATGAACTCCTTACTACTCTTGCAGTGGTGCCGTTGCGGCATTCCTTTTAGTCAGCAAACTAACTGAACTAAACTGCTATAATCGAAATTCTCAGGACAAAATTGGGATCAGGATGGAACTTTCAAAGTGTAAATTTCTCAGTAACACAAAATTTCGAAGAGAAGTAGAAGGATAAGCACCTGCAACATCCTGACCATCATATGTGCCCCTGTACAGAGTACCATACGTCCCCTGCGCCACGAGATACCGCAATTCCAACTTCGAGAGATCGATCTCCCACTCTTCCTTGGGCCTTTGAAGAACACTACCTTTTCCCTTGTTCAATTTATTCTCTAGCTGTATATCAAAGCTCTTCAGATCAATCTCATCTGCCCTAAAGAACATATCTTTACTATCAAAGCTCCTCGAGCTCTTCAGTTTCGGCTTAATCTCCCTCCCATACTCCTCTTCTCCTCGCGAATCCATATCAATATATCAAGCACCAAAAACTTACacaaagtttaaaatttctctaattttctCCATCAAGGTCCCTACTTTCGCACTGAAAATGCGAAATTGGTGAACAAAGACCGTATAAATCTCCCAACCAGCACACAGTTTCTTCAATTTAGCTCGAAATCAGCTGGAATTGGATAAAAAACTGTGATTTGGC contains the following coding sequences:
- the LOC109709676 gene encoding serine/threonine-protein kinase HT1-like, which gives rise to MDSRGEEEYGREIKPKLKSSRSFDSKDMFFRADEIDLKSFDIQLENKLNKGKGSVLQRPKEEWEIDLSKLELRYLVAQGTYGTLYRGTYDGQDVAVKLLDWGEDGFATDAETAALRSSFQQEVAVWYKLDHPNVTKFVGASMGTTDLKIPPKSSTSGSETILPAKACCVVVEYLPGGTLKQYLIKNYRRKLPYKIVIQLALDLSRGLSYLHSKKIVHRDVKTENMLLDAHRNLKIADFGVARVEAPNPKDMTGETGTLGYMAPEVLDGKPYNRKCDVYSFGICLWEIYCCDMPYPNLSFTDLSSAVVHQNLRPEIPRCCPTALASIMRKCWDANPDKRPDMDEAVRLLEAIDTSKGGGMIPDDQRAKCLCFMRARGP